One part of the Solanum dulcamara chromosome 8, daSolDulc1.2, whole genome shotgun sequence genome encodes these proteins:
- the LOC129900690 gene encoding mediator of RNA polymerase II transcription subunit 19a-like isoform X2, whose product MDPDSKKFGRGPRELAGAVDLINHFKLLPHHEFFCKKPLPLSISDTRYLHNVVGDREIRKGEGMQLDQLIQDTSSLKETNSRIQPFELDALSEAFQLREAAPIVLPPSEKGIPTVAGTSKSESKDKEKKHKKHKDKDKEKDKEHKRHKHRHKDRSKDKDKEKKKDKTGRHDSGADDSKKHHEKKKKHDGKEDLNDVNKHKRNKHKSSKIDEIGAIKVTG is encoded by the exons ATGGATCCAGACAGCAAGAAGTTTGGAAGAG GGCCAAGAGAGCTTGCAGGTGCTGTGGATCTTATTAATCACTTCAAGTTGTTGCCTCATCACGAGTTCTTCTGCAAGAAGCCTCTTCCATTGTCAATTTCAGATACACGCTACCTTCACAATGTGGTGGGAGACAGAGAGATTAGGAAAGGGGAAGGGATGCAGTTGGATCAGCTTATACAGGATACATCGTCTTTAAAAGAGACAAATTCACGCATTCAACCATTTGAGTTAGATGCTCTTAGTGAAGCTTTTCAACTACGTGAAGCAGCTCCAATTGTTCTGCCTCCG TCTGAAAAAGGGATCCCCACTGTAGCTGGAACATCTAAAAGTGAGTCGAAAGACAAGGAGAAGAAGCATAAGAAGCACAAGGATAAAGACAAGGAGAAAGACAAAGAGCATAAGAGGCACAAACACCGTCATAAAGATCGAAGTAAAGACAAGgataaagagaaaaagaaagataaaacTGGCCGTCATGATTCTGGTGCTGACGATTCAAAGAAACATCACGAAAAG AAAAAGAAGCACGATGGCAAGGAGGATCTTAATGATGTCAACAAACACAAGAGAAACAAG CACAAGAGCTCAAAGATTGATGAAATTGGGGCAATAAAGGTTACAGGCTGA
- the LOC129900690 gene encoding mediator of RNA polymerase II transcription subunit 19a-like isoform X1 — protein MDPDSKKFGRVGPRELAGAVDLINHFKLLPHHEFFCKKPLPLSISDTRYLHNVVGDREIRKGEGMQLDQLIQDTSSLKETNSRIQPFELDALSEAFQLREAAPIVLPPSEKGIPTVAGTSKSESKDKEKKHKKHKDKDKEKDKEHKRHKHRHKDRSKDKDKEKKKDKTGRHDSGADDSKKHHEKKKKHDGKEDLNDVNKHKRNKHKSSKIDEIGAIKVTG, from the exons ATGGATCCAGACAGCAAGAAGTTTGGAAGAG TAGGGCCAAGAGAGCTTGCAGGTGCTGTGGATCTTATTAATCACTTCAAGTTGTTGCCTCATCACGAGTTCTTCTGCAAGAAGCCTCTTCCATTGTCAATTTCAGATACACGCTACCTTCACAATGTGGTGGGAGACAGAGAGATTAGGAAAGGGGAAGGGATGCAGTTGGATCAGCTTATACAGGATACATCGTCTTTAAAAGAGACAAATTCACGCATTCAACCATTTGAGTTAGATGCTCTTAGTGAAGCTTTTCAACTACGTGAAGCAGCTCCAATTGTTCTGCCTCCG TCTGAAAAAGGGATCCCCACTGTAGCTGGAACATCTAAAAGTGAGTCGAAAGACAAGGAGAAGAAGCATAAGAAGCACAAGGATAAAGACAAGGAGAAAGACAAAGAGCATAAGAGGCACAAACACCGTCATAAAGATCGAAGTAAAGACAAGgataaagagaaaaagaaagataaaacTGGCCGTCATGATTCTGGTGCTGACGATTCAAAGAAACATCACGAAAAG AAAAAGAAGCACGATGGCAAGGAGGATCTTAATGATGTCAACAAACACAAGAGAAACAAG CACAAGAGCTCAAAGATTGATGAAATTGGGGCAATAAAGGTTACAGGCTGA
- the LOC129900249 gene encoding 60S ribosomal protein L5-like, with amino-acid sequence MAFIKVQKTRAYFKRFQVKFKRRREGKTDYRARNRLINQDKNKYNTPKYRFVVRFTNKDIITQIVSASIAGDMILASAYASELPHFGLKVGLTNYAAAYCTGLLLARRVLKKLEMDEEYQGNLDVNGEDYSVEPAESRRPFRALLDVGLLRTTTGNRVFGALKGALDGGIDIPHSEKRFAGFSKDSKQLDAEVHRKYIYGGHVAAYMNTLMEDEPEKYQSHFSLYIKTGLEAENLEEMYKKVHAAIRADPSPKKSGKQPPKTHKRYNLKKLTYEERKAKLIERLNALNAAGGNDDNDEEDDD; translated from the exons ATG GCCTTCATCAAAGTCCAGAAGACTAGGGCTTACTTTAAGCGTTTCCAGGTTAAATTCAAGAGGAGGAGAG AGGGAAAGACTGACTATAGAGCCAGGAACCGTCTGATCAATCAGGACAAAAACAAGTACAACACTCCAAAATATCGTTTCGTTGTCCGATTT ACTAACAAGGACATAATCACACAAATTGTGTCTGCTAGTATTGCTGGTGACATGATTCTTGCTTCTGCTTATGCAAGCGAGTTGCCTCATTTTGGACTTAAAGTTGGACTGACAAACTATGCTGCTG CATACTGTACCGGACTTCTCTTGGCAAGGCGAGTTCTCAAGAAGCTTGAGATGGATGAAGAATATCAAGGAAATCTTGAT GTCAACGGAGAGGATTACTCTGTTGAACCTGCTGAAAGCAGGAGGCCTTTCCGTGCTCTCTTGGATGTTGGCCTTTTAAGAACTACCACAGGGAACCGTGTTTTTGGTGCTCTCAAG GGTGCATTGGATGGTGGGATTGACATCCCTCATAGCGAGAAAAGGTTTGCTGGATTCAGCAAGGACTCTAAGCAACTCGATGCAGAAGTTCACCGCAAGTATATCTATGGTGGCCATGTTGCTGCATATATGAAT ACTTTGATGGAAGATGAACCTGAGAAATATCAGTCACACTTCAGCTTATACATCAAGACGGGTCTTGAGGCAGagaatcttgaggagatgtACAAGAAGGTTCATGCTGCCATACGGGCAGACCCAAGCCCAAAGAAGTCCGGGAAGCAACCTCCTAAGACGCACAAGAG GTACAACCTTAAGAAGCTGACTTATGAAGAGAGGAAAGCTAAGTTGATCGAGAGACTCAATGCTTTGAACGCAGCAGGTGGAAATGATGACAATGATGAGGAAGACGATGATTAG